From a single Nematostella vectensis chromosome 3, jaNemVect1.1, whole genome shotgun sequence genomic region:
- the LOC5506502 gene encoding melanopsin-B — translation MENQEFSSVAYGMISLFYSFLAVTALTSNGVLVYLFLKYEQLRKTDKMLFLSIAVSDMIAAVATFPLGAIASAHERFRLRGVTCTYYAFASTTLGFNAMLHFTALSIQKYTSFSRPLRADTKKRHLLIVITILWLFSALWGLFPLLGWSSYAPETGNIVCSLNWTSTSKSSISYIISIFVLFFFIPLVAICVSYSLIFKTIRSMTHNAARTWGSDAQGTRDTFSAQVRSARLAFMMVLAFVFAWTPYAVVSIYSALLKPKLPLIAGILPPLFAKTSTLYNPLLCFIGSPPIRKCLFKTFYRRTHNRSNSGGSFRLRVLRYHRRSLVTMTSTLKCGAADPDIADTSVPTDS, via the coding sequence ATGGAGAACCAGGAGTTCTCAAGTGTAGCATATGGTATGATTTCCCTGTTCTACTCGTTCCTAGCGGTCACCGCTCTTACATCAAATGGCGTTTTGgtctatttgtttttaaaatacgAACAACTACGCAAGACGGACAAGATGTTGTTTCTGAGTATTGCTGTTTCTGACATGATCGCCGCGGTCGCCACCTTTCCGTTAGGAGCGATTGCCAGCGCTCATGAGCGCTTTCGTCTGCGGGGAGTAACTTGCACGTACTACGCATTCGCCAGCACTACCCTTGGATTTAACGCAATGCTGCACTTCACGGCGCTTTCTATACAGAAGTACACGTCATTTTCGCGTCCACTGCGCGCCGATACCAAGAAGCGCCATCTGCTCATTGTTATTACAATACTGTGGCTGTTCTCAGCCTTATGGGGCCTCTTTCCACTGCTTGGTTGGTCATCGTACGCTCCAGAGACCGGGAATATCGTCTGCTCACTAAACTGGACATCTACTTCAAAATCCAGCATCTCATATATTATCTCTAtctttgttttattcttttttatccCGTTGGTGGCAATTTGCGTCTCTTACAGCTTAATTTTCAAGACAATTCGAAGCATGACCCACAATGCCGCTAGAACCTGGGGTAGTGACGCCCAAGGGACGAGAGATACCTTCAGTGCTCAAGTGAGATCTGCGCGCCTCGCGTTTATGATGGTCTTGGCGTTCGTGTTTGCTTGGACGCCCTATGCAGTAGTATCCATCTACTCGGCGTTATTGAAGCCTAAGTTACCATTAATAGCGGGCATTTTACCTCCCTTGTTTGCCAAGACGTCTACGTTATACAACCCTTTGCTTTGCTTTATCGGTAGTCCTCCGATTCGCAAATGTCTTTTCAAGACGTTTTATAGACGAACACACAACCGTTCAAACAGTGGAGGGTCTTTTCGTCTAAGAGTATTGAGATACCACAGGCGTTCACTTGTCACAATGACTTCAACTTTAAAATGCGGGGCAGCCGACCCGGATATTGCAGATACGTCTGTTCCTACTGACTCATAG